CCGTTACTGCCATCTTTGCCGTGACATTTGTTTCCAGGAACGAGATATTTCCCGTCACTGTATATTCCAGAACATGAAAATTCTTGATATGTGCCTTTGCGATCAGATTATCCAGAAAGCTGTAAAAGATTACAAGCACATTCATACAGAGACAAACACTCAGCATCATACTGATGACATTGTTGCGCAGTACGATCGCAATGCACATCACGATGATAAGCAGTGCAAAATGTAACAGCGTCTGTATTCCCGCATATTGCAGAAATTCTTTTACAGGTCCAAATACAAGCTCATCAAAGAAAAGTGCATTGCTGATCGTCTGAATCCCTGTAAAAATCAGCATCGTTAAAACTGTGTAGACAAACAGAGACACTCCTTTTGCAAATACGAGTCCCCTGCGGTCTCTTACCTGCCCCGCAATATTTTTGATAAACCCACTCGTCATATCTGCCGTGGAATATAACACTGCAAAAATCACCATAAAAAGTGCGAGAAACTTTCCTTTGATATTTCCATAAAACAGGTCAAATACTGAAACCGTATCTCCCGGTTTTGTCGGCACAGTTACGTCCATTCCAAGATTGACAGTGTCGCTTTTCTGCTGCCCTGTCGCATATTCATACATTTCCTGCTTTTCTTCCATTGTATATGTTTTCATTTCATCCGCTGACAGCCCTGTAGTAAATAAAATTCCCGCCGCCAGAACCAGCCATATCACATACAAACTTTTTGTTTTGAACATCCGATATAGTTCCATCCGAATCATATTAAGCATTGTGGGCACCTCCTGTCAGATTCAAGAAATAGTTTTCCAGTTCTTCGTTTGTGATTCCGATCCCTTTTACCGGAACTCCTGCTTTTGCCAACTCCATATTGACAGCTGCACTTTCATTCAGCCTCTCATAAATATGGATTGTACTCTGGTTCACAACCTGATAGTTGGTAAATCCCATCTGATCCAGGATCGGAAGCGCCGCCTTCGGATCATCAAGCGTAAGCTCCATCCGCTCACTGCAGCGAGTCATCAATTCTTCTCTTGTAAGCTCCTGGATCAGACTTCCGTTGTGAATGATTCCGTAGTGTGTCGCGATCTTTGATAATTCCTCCAGGATATGACTGGAAATGATGATCGTCATATTCTGCTCCTCTTTCAGCCGCAGCAGCATATCACGGATTTCCGCAATCCCCTGTGGATCCAGACCGTTGATCGGCTCATCCAGAACAAGAAGATCCGGTTCTCCCACAAGCGCCAGCCCAATCCCTAAACGCTGTTTCATTCCAAGCGAAAAATGCTTTGTTTTCTTCTTTCCGACTTCCGAAAGCCCCACAATCTTCAAAATATTCTCAATATATTTTGAATCATTGATTCCGAATAATCTACACTTGATCGCAAGATTGTGATACGCTGACATATTCCCGTAAATCCCAGGTGCTTCAATCAGACAGCTGATACGGGATCTGACATTTTTGAGTTCCTCATTTCTATATCCAAACATTTGGATCTCACCGTCGGTCGGCTTTGATAATCCGCTGATCATTTTTAAAAATGTTGTCTTTCCGGCGCCGTTTCTTCCGATAAATCCGTAAATCGCACCTTTTTTCACGTGCAGATCTACATTGTTGACTGCCTTATGATGCCCGAACTGCTTTGTCAGTCCGCTTGTACTCAGTAAATACTCGCTCATCCTTATTTCTCCTTTTCCTTTGATCTGCTCTTATTCTACGAGGCAACTCCTAATCCATCGCAAATAAAAAGTAAAAAAAGAGTAAATTTACGGATGAAGACGGTATCCGATTCCCCATATCGTCTCAATATATTCCTTGCTGGTCACAGATTTTATCTTCTTGCGAATATTGCTGATATGTACATCCAGCGTCTTTGTCTCTCCCATATAGGCCTCTTCCCAGGCATACTCAAAAATCTCTTCTTTACTGAATACCTTTTTCGGATGCTTTAAAAGAAGCTCCAAAATAGAAAACTCCTGCCTTGTAATTTTCGGGAGCTCTGTCTGATCCACCCTCACACAAAAATTTTCTCTGTCCAGTTCCAAACCCTGATAAACCAAATTGCCTTCACTGAAACTCCCTTCCATTCTCCGGATCTGCACTGCAACACGAGCCAGTACCTCCTTGATGTCAAATGGCTTCGTCACATAATCATCCGCACCACTTTGCAACACTTCCACCTTATCATCAATTGTATCCTTCGCTGTCAGAATAATAACCGGAGTATTTCCCTGCTTTCGGATCTCCTGCAGCACCTCTTCCCCGGAAATTCCCGGCAGCATCAGATCCAGAAGCACTACCGAATACCGGTTCATTGCAAGAAGCATACGCGCCTCTGTTCCTGAAAATGCCTGTGTGCAGAGATAGTCCGCTTTCTCAAGAGCCTCTTTTAACAGCCCGTTTATGTTCATATCATCTTCTACAATTAATATTGAATGCATGCTTTCACTCCTTTAGAATGTCAGTCTCTTCTAACACAATTATTATTTATCGGCATTTTATCATGTTTGGATGTCTCTGACAACAGATTTATCTTATGGCGTTCTTCATGGATCTTACATACTCACCGATGTAATCCGGCGCCTCTTTTCCATGTTTTTCCAAAAGCTTGATAATCGCAGAGCCTACAATGGCTCCATCCGAGATATCTGCCATTTTCTTTGCCTGCTCAGGCGTGGAAATGCCGAATCCGATTGCACAGGGTACATCCGTATTTTCTCTTATCACTTTTACGATCGAATCCAAATCCGTCTTGATTTCACTTCTCACACCTGTCACTCCGAGACTGGAAACGATATAAATAAAACCTTCCGCTTCTTTTGCGATCATTGCAATCCTGTTTTTAGAGGTTGGAGCAATTAAAGATATCAGATCCACACCATACTGACTGCAGATCGGATGAAATTCTTCTTTTTCCTCAAATGGCAGATCAGGAAGAATCAATCCGTCAATCTCAATCTCTCGACACGCAGAAATAAACTTTTTTGCACCGTAAGAGAAAACTACATTTGCATAAGTCATAAAAACCATCGGCACTGTTACATCTTTCCGCAGCTCTTTTACGAATGCAAATATTTTATCCGTAGTGATTCCTCCCTTTAATGCTCTTAAATTTGCCCCCTGAATGACGGAACCTTCTGCGGTAGGATCAGAGAACGGTATGCCAAGTTCGATGAGATCTGCACCATTCTCTGCGGCAGCCCGGACAGCCCTGGCTGTTGTTTCCAGATCCGGATCGCCGCAAGTAATAAAGGCGATAAAAGCCTTTCCTTTTTCAAATGCTTTTTTAATGTTACTCATAAATATCCTCCCCTCTGTAACGGGCAATCGCGGCGCAGTCCTTATCACCTCTGCCTGAAATCGTAATCACAATGATTTTATTCGGATCCATTGCCGGTGCAATCTTCATCGCGTGAGCAACTGCATGCGCCGATTCGATTGCCGGAATAATGCCTTCCGTCTTTGCAAGATATTCAAATGCATTTACTGCCTCATCATCCGTGACCGGCACATATTCGGCTCTTCCGATGTCATGCAGATAAGAGTGTTCAGGACCTACCCCGGGATAATCCAGGCCGGCGGAAATGGAGTAAACAGGAGCGATCTGACCGTACTGATCCTGGCAAAAGTAAGACTTCATTCCATGAAAAATACCAAGTCTGCCGGTTGCAATCGTGGCTGCTGTTTCCAATGTATCAACGCCCCTTCCTGCCGCTTCACAGCCGATCAGTCTGACATTCTCATCTTCAATAAAGTGATAAAAACTGCCAATCGCATTGGAACCACCGCCTACACAGGCTATCACCGCATCCGGCAATCTTCCTTCTTTGACAAGCATCTGATCTTTGATTTCTTTGGAGATCACTGCCTGAAAATCACGCACGATCGTCGGAAACGGATGCGGTCCCATGACTGAGCCGAGACAATAATGCGTATCTGAAATACGGGACGTCCATTCACGCATTGCTTCAGAAACCGCATCTTTCAGAGTTGCCGTCCCTGTTTTAACCGGAATCACATCTGCTCCGAGCAGTCTCATACGATATACATTTAGCGCCTGGCGAACGGTATCTTCTTCGCCCATAAACACCACGCACTCCATCCCCATAAGGGCTGCAGCAGTTGCAGTTGCAACACCATGCTGACCTGCTCCGGTTTCAGCGATCAGCCTTGTTTTTCCCATCTTTTTTGCAAGCAGAGCCTGCCCCAGTACGTTGTTGATTTTATGCGCACCGGTATGATTGAGATCCTCACGTTTGAGATATATTTTGGCGCCGCCAAGGTCTTTGGTCATTTTCTCTGCATAGTACAATCTGGATGGTCTGCCTGCGTATTCATTCAAAAGTTCTGTAAGCTCCCGGTTAAATTCGGGATCGTTTTTATAGTTGTTATATGCTTCTTCCAGTTCAATCACTGCATTCATCAATGTTTCGGGAATATACTGTCCACCGTGAATCCCGAAGCGTCCGTTTGGATTCGTCATAATCGTTCTTCCTTTCTGACAGCAGCAACAAATGCCGCCATTTTCGTTTTATCTTTGAGCCCATCTGTCTCAATGCCTGAACTGACATCGACCGCATACGGGTTTAATTGTCTCACCGCATTTTCTACATTATCAATGGAAAGTCCGCCAGCGAGGAAATACGGTCTTTGTATGTTTTGTATCTTCTTCCAGTCAAATACAGTTCCTGTCCCTTCGCCGGAATCAAGCAGAATATAATCTGCTAAGCAGGATTCAGCATTTGTAATATCTTCTGACTTTTTTATACAAAAAGCCTTGATGATCGGTTTATCCGTAAGCGCCCTCAGTTGATTGATCTCATTTTCATCTTCAACGCCATGAAGCTGGGCAATATCAATAATTCCTTTATTTAAGAGAGCCGCAATCCGTTCAGCCGCTTCATTTACAAATACCCCAACTGCTTGAATGGTAGGAGCAAGCAGTTTTTTTAATTCTGCTGCTTCTTCAGGCGTTACATATCGTCTGCTTTTCGGTGCAAACACAAAACCAATATATTCTGGTTTCAATTGATTGGCTGCATCTATATCACAAGGACGAAACAGTCCACAGAGTTTCATTTTTGTCATAGCACACCTCTCAATTCGGCAAGCTTTGCTGCTTTATTCTCTGCTCTCATAAGTGTTTCTCCAATCAAAACAGCATCCGCACCGATCTCGCAGAGTTTTCTTACATCTTCGGCACTGCTTACACCACTTTCAGAAATAAACAGCACATCGCGTGGAATCAGCCTTCTGAATCTGCCGCTATTACCGGTGTCCACCGAGAAATCTTTGAGATTGCGATTGTTGACTCCAATCATACGTGCCCCGGCATTTAATGCCATTCTCACTTCGCATTCATCGTGTGCCTCGACCAAAGCGGAAAGTCCCAGCTCATCGCAAATGCTGATATATTCTTTTATTTGTTCCTCACTCAATATAGAGCAGATCAAAAGCACCGCTGATGCGCCTAACACCTTTGCCTCGTAGATCATGTACTCATCCACCGTAAAGTCCTTGCGCAGACAGGGAACAGAAACAGCGTCGGCAATTTTTTTCAGATACTGGTCACTTCCGAGAAACCATTTTGGTTCGGTCAGTACCGAGATGCAGTCTGCCCCTGCCGCTTCATAGTCCTTTGCAATCTGCAGATATGGAAACTCTTGAGCGATGATTCCTTTGGATGGAGAGGCTTTTTTGCACTCGCAGATAAAAGAAAGTCCCGGTTTTTTGATTGCTTTTTCAAATGTAAAATTGCCTTTCGGCAGGGATAACGCCTGCTGTTTCAACTCTTCAAGTGATATTCTTAACTTTGCCTGCACGGTGCGCTCTCGGGCGCAGCCGGTAAGCTGATCTAAAATCGTCATACTCACACCTCCGAACGGTTGCTGACTTCAATGAGCTTATTCAGTGTTTCCAGCGCCTTACCCGAGTCAATGATTTCTGCGGCAAGTGCGATACCCTCTTTCATACTGTCTGATTTTCCACCAATGTAAAGTGCCGCACCGGCATTTAAAAGCACAGCATTTCTCTTGTAACCTTTTTCTCCGTTCAGAATTGCAAGGGTAATTTTTGCGTTTTCTTCAGGCGCACCACCCCTCAAATCTTCTTTCGTACATCTTTCGAACCCGAAATCTTCCGGCGTGATCACTGAAGATTTGAACCAGCCGTCTCGAATCTCACATATCGTGGTTGGTGCGCTCATGGAGATTTCGTCCAGCTTATCCTGCCCATACACAACCATCCCGCGCCTGATACCAAGCTGAATCAATACCTGTGCCAATGGTTCCACAAGATACTCGTCATACACACCGAGAAGCTGCATAGAAGGTGTCCCCGGATTGGTAAGAGGGCCGAGGATGTTGAACACCGTACGGAATCCCAACTCCTTGCGGATTGCTCCCACATGTTTCATTGAAGTATGATATTTCTGTGCGAAGAAAAAACACATTCCCACTTCATCCAAAAGTTCCAGGCACCTCTCAGGGCTCTGCTGAATGTTTACGCCGAGGGCTTCCAGACAATCTGCCGTTCCGCATTGTGAGGATGCTGCACGGTTTCCATGTTTGGCCACTTTCATACCTCCTGCAGCGGCAACCAGAGCTGATGTAGTGGAAATATTGAAGCTGTGCGCATTATCACCACCGGTTCCTACAATTTCAAAAAGATCCATTCCTGTTTCGACCTTCATGGCATGCGCTCTCATAGCGGCCGCACATCCGGCAATTTCATCGGTTGTTTCTGCTCTGGCACTTTTGGTTGACAAAGCTGCAAGAAATGCAGCGTTCTGCGTCGCAGTTGTTTCACCGCTCATGATTTCATTCATAACAGAATATGCCTCATCGTAAGTGAGGTCTTCTTTATTGACGATTTTTACAATGGCTTCTTTGATCATGACTCATATCTCCTTTATAAAATTTCTAAGCATTTGCTTTCCATCCGGTGTCATTATGGATTCGGGATGAAATTGTACCCCGTAGATCGGATATTCTTTATGCTGCACTGCCATTACCTCTCCGTCCGCAGTGAAAGCGGTGATTTTCAGACATTCGGAAATTGTGTCGGCATCTGCTGCAAGAGAATGATACCTGGCAACGGGAGCAGTTTCAGGACAACCCACAAACAACGGACAATTTATGTCAAATTTGACATCCGATTGTTTTCCATGCATTCGTTCTTTTGCGTAAGTAATGGTTGAACCAAATGCCGCACATATTGCCTGATGTCCGAGACAAACACCGAGAATCGGAATTTCCTTCCCGAGTATTTTTACGGCTTCAACAATCATGCCTGCATCTTCAGGTCTGCCCGGACCGGGAGAAAGAATCATGCGGTCGGGTGTTAGTTCTTTTATCTCATCAACTGTCATTTCATCATTACGGATGACTTTGA
This window of the Mediterraneibacter gnavus ATCC 29149 genome carries:
- a CDS encoding ABC transporter permease, which gives rise to MLNMIRMELYRMFKTKSLYVIWLVLAAGILFTTGLSADEMKTYTMEEKQEMYEYATGQQKSDTVNLGMDVTVPTKPGDTVSVFDLFYGNIKGKFLALFMVIFAVLYSTADMTSGFIKNIAGQVRDRRGLVFAKGVSLFVYTVLTMLIFTGIQTISNALFFDELVFGPVKEFLQYAGIQTLLHFALLIIVMCIAIVLRNNVISMMLSVCLCMNVLVIFYSFLDNLIAKAHIKNFHVLEYTVTGNISFLETNVTAKMAVTALAVSIAFVIVMIEVCSTVFKKRDI
- a CDS encoding ABC transporter ATP-binding protein, producing the protein MSEYLLSTSGLTKQFGHHKAVNNVDLHVKKGAIYGFIGRNGAGKTTFLKMISGLSKPTDGEIQMFGYRNEELKNVRSRISCLIEAPGIYGNMSAYHNLAIKCRLFGINDSKYIENILKIVGLSEVGKKKTKHFSLGMKQRLGIGLALVGEPDLLVLDEPINGLDPQGIAEIRDMLLRLKEEQNMTIIISSHILEELSKIATHYGIIHNGSLIQELTREELMTRCSERMELTLDDPKAALPILDQMGFTNYQVVNQSTIHIYERLNESAAVNMELAKAGVPVKGIGITNEELENYFLNLTGGAHNA
- a CDS encoding response regulator transcription factor translates to MHSILIVEDDMNINGLLKEALEKADYLCTQAFSGTEARMLLAMNRYSVVLLDLMLPGISGEEVLQEIRKQGNTPVIILTAKDTIDDKVEVLQSGADDYVTKPFDIKEVLARVAVQIRRMEGSFSEGNLVYQGLELDRENFCVRVDQTELPKITRQEFSILELLLKHPKKVFSKEEIFEYAWEEAYMGETKTLDVHISNIRKKIKSVTSKEYIETIWGIGYRLHP
- the trpA gene encoding tryptophan synthase subunit alpha, translating into MSNIKKAFEKGKAFIAFITCGDPDLETTARAVRAAAENGADLIELGIPFSDPTAEGSVIQGANLRALKGGITTDKIFAFVKELRKDVTVPMVFMTYANVVFSYGAKKFISACREIEIDGLILPDLPFEEKEEFHPICSQYGVDLISLIAPTSKNRIAMIAKEAEGFIYIVSSLGVTGVRSEIKTDLDSIVKVIRENTDVPCAIGFGISTPEQAKKMADISDGAIVGSAIIKLLEKHGKEAPDYIGEYVRSMKNAIR
- the trpB gene encoding tryptophan synthase subunit beta — translated: MTNPNGRFGIHGGQYIPETLMNAVIELEEAYNNYKNDPEFNRELTELLNEYAGRPSRLYYAEKMTKDLGGAKIYLKREDLNHTGAHKINNVLGQALLAKKMGKTRLIAETGAGQHGVATATAAALMGMECVVFMGEEDTVRQALNVYRMRLLGADVIPVKTGTATLKDAVSEAMREWTSRISDTHYCLGSVMGPHPFPTIVRDFQAVISKEIKDQMLVKEGRLPDAVIACVGGGSNAIGSFYHFIEDENVRLIGCEAAGRGVDTLETAATIATGRLGIFHGMKSYFCQDQYGQIAPVYSISAGLDYPGVGPEHSYLHDIGRAEYVPVTDDEAVNAFEYLAKTEGIIPAIESAHAVAHAMKIAPAMDPNKIIVITISGRGDKDCAAIARYRGEDIYE
- a CDS encoding phosphoribosylanthranilate isomerase; translation: MTKMKLCGLFRPCDIDAANQLKPEYIGFVFAPKSRRYVTPEEAAELKKLLAPTIQAVGVFVNEAAERIAALLNKGIIDIAQLHGVEDENEINQLRALTDKPIIKAFCIKKSEDITNAESCLADYILLDSGEGTGTVFDWKKIQNIQRPYFLAGGLSIDNVENAVRQLNPYAVDVSSGIETDGLKDKTKMAAFVAAVRKEERL
- the trpC gene encoding indole-3-glycerol phosphate synthase TrpC, which encodes MTILDQLTGCARERTVQAKLRISLEELKQQALSLPKGNFTFEKAIKKPGLSFICECKKASPSKGIIAQEFPYLQIAKDYEAAGADCISVLTEPKWFLGSDQYLKKIADAVSVPCLRKDFTVDEYMIYEAKVLGASAVLLICSILSEEQIKEYISICDELGLSALVEAHDECEVRMALNAGARMIGVNNRNLKDFSVDTGNSGRFRRLIPRDVLFISESGVSSAEDVRKLCEIGADAVLIGETLMRAENKAAKLAELRGVL
- the trpD gene encoding anthranilate phosphoribosyltransferase, producing the protein MIKEAIVKIVNKEDLTYDEAYSVMNEIMSGETTATQNAAFLAALSTKSARAETTDEIAGCAAAMRAHAMKVETGMDLFEIVGTGGDNAHSFNISTTSALVAAAGGMKVAKHGNRAASSQCGTADCLEALGVNIQQSPERCLELLDEVGMCFFFAQKYHTSMKHVGAIRKELGFRTVFNILGPLTNPGTPSMQLLGVYDEYLVEPLAQVLIQLGIRRGMVVYGQDKLDEISMSAPTTICEIRDGWFKSSVITPEDFGFERCTKEDLRGGAPEENAKITLAILNGEKGYKRNAVLLNAGAALYIGGKSDSMKEGIALAAEIIDSGKALETLNKLIEVSNRSEV
- a CDS encoding anthranilate synthase component II, producing MILLIDNYDSFSYNLYQLIGEIDPNIKVIRNDEMTVDEIKELTPDRMILSPGPGRPEDAGMIVEAVKILGKEIPILGVCLGHQAICAAFGSTITYAKERMHGKQSDVKFDINCPLFVGCPETAPVARYHSLAADADTISECLKITAFTADGEVMAVQHKEYPIYGVQFHPESIMTPDGKQMLRNFIKEI